One Rhinolophus ferrumequinum isolate MPI-CBG mRhiFer1 chromosome X, mRhiFer1_v1.p, whole genome shotgun sequence genomic window, ctaataaaatcagaaaagaaaaaggggaagatataacggatgccacagaaatacaaaggatcatccaagaatactatgagggcctatatgccaccaaattcaataacctagaagaaatggacaatttcttagaaacatatagccttcctaggctgaaccattaggaactggaaaatctaaacacacCGATCAcaagtaacgaaattgaatcagtcatccaaaaccttcccaaaagcaaaagcccaggacagatggcttcactagtgaattctaccaaaccttcaaagaggatctaatacccatccagctcaaactcttccaaaaaattgaagaagacacagtactccctaactcattttatgaggccaacattaccctgataccaaacctggtaagaacaacaacaacaaaaaaaactcatctctgatgagtacagatgcgaaaaacctaaacaaaattctagcaaatcaaatgtaacaatgctttaaaaagtttattcatcacaaccaagtggattcatcccaggggcacaaggacaGTTcgacatatgcaaatccatcgatgtgatacatcatataaacaaaatacagctcaaaaatcatacgatttttttcaattgatgcagagaaagcatttgacaagatacaacatccatttatgattgaaacacttaagaaaataggtatagaaagaaataccttaacataataaaggccatatatgacaaaacctcagctaatctcataattaatggtaaaaaactgaagccctttgctctactatgttcaggaacacgacagggctgtcccctatcatgtCTTTTTTTCAACATATTGTTGGAAGTCCCCGCccggcaagagaaagaaataaaaggcatctaaattgcgaatgaagaagttaaattgtcactctttgcagatgacatgatgctatatatagaaaaatcctaaagactacacccaaaagctattagaaacaatcaatgaatatagTCAAGTTGCCGGATAGCCGGCAACTTGActataaaatcaacgtacaaaagtccattgtattcctatacactaacgatgaaatctcagaaaaattaaaacaaaaacaaaaacaaaaacaattcctttttcaattgcagcaaaaaaaataaaatacctaggaataaacttaaccaaagatgtgaaaggcCTAtaagctgaaaactataagacattttttaaataaattgaagaagacacaaagaaatggaaagatattccgtgctcatggattggaagaatcaacatagttaaaatggccatattatgcAAAGCACTATGCAGATTTaattcaaaatcccaatggcatttattaaagaaacagaataaaaaatcatcagatttgtttggaaccaccaaagaccccgaatagccaaagcaatcttaagaaaaaagaacaatactggaggtatcacactccctgactttcgtttgcactacagggcaacaacaatcaaaagagaaaaacagacacataaaccagtggaatagaattgagaaccgagaaataaaaccatataatatggacagataatttttgacaaagaagcaaaaaacataaaatggagaaaagacagcctcttcaataaatggtgctgggagaattcaataaatggtgcagccacgtgcaaaagaatgaaactggactgctatctgtcaccatgtaccaagattaattcaaaatggatcaaagacctaaatataagacctgaaacaataaactgcacagaagaatacataggtactaaacgtatggaccttgggttcaaagagcattttatgaatttgacgccaaaggcaagggaagtaaaagttaaaataaatgaatgggactgtatcaaacctaaaagcttctgcatagcaaaagaaaacatcgacaaaataatgaggcaaccaactgaatgggagaagatttttgcaaacagtgcctcagataaggggttaatacccaaaatatacaaggaactcatgcaactccacaacaaaaaaaaccgaacaatccaattgaaaagtgggtagaggacctgaagagacttttctccaaagaggacatacaaatggcaaatagacatatgaaaaacatactgaacatcactaatcatcagagaaatgcaaatgaaaaccatgatgagatatcacctcactccagtcagaatggctatcatcaacaagacaaatagtaagaagtgttggagcggctggggagaaaaaggaaccctcatacactgttggtggggacgcagactggtgcagctgctatggaaggcagtgtggaggttcctcaaaaaattaggagaatagaattaccatatgacccagcaatccctctcctgggtatctacccaaaaaatctgaaaacatttatacataaagacaagtgtgctccaatgttcattgcagctataTTTACGGtggcctagacatggaaacaaccaaaatatccttcgatagatgaatggataaagaagttgtggtacctatacacaatggaatgctattcggcggtaagaaaagatgaaataggaccatttgtgagaacatggatggatcttgagaatataatgctaagcgaaataagtcagacagaaaaagcagagaaccatatgatttcactgataggtggtatatgaaccacaaacaacaaaagaacaagataaacaaatgagaaacaaaactcatagacacagacaatagtttagtggttaccagagggtaagggggaagtggGGTGGTATAttagggtaaaggggatcaaatatatggtgatggaaggagaactgactctgggtagtgaacacagaatgggatttatagatgatgtaatacagaattgtacacctgaaatctatgtaactttactaacaattgtcaccccaatcaactttaattaaaaaaaagaaagttgctaaaaaaaaaatatgagtaataaaacggaaatactacatatctatcaataattactttaaatgtaaatggattaaatgtttcaatcaaaagacattcaTATCTgcatgaataagaaaacaagacccttacatatgctgcctacaagaaactaaTTTCAGTTCgaaagacacagagagactgAAACAAAACGGATTGGGAAAATGTGTTTCAtgaaaattcaaacaaacaaaaagctggggtacatatatatgtgtaatatatattaatatatataagcatatgtaaaatgttatatatgtgtgtttatatatataggtatatatgtatatacatgtgtgtgtgtgtgtgtgtgtgtgtgtgtatatatacacacacacacacacatacagataatcagacaaaatagattttaaaacaaaccctgtaacaagagacaaagaaagactcagtgatcccacttctgggtattcgtccaaagaaacccaaaacactacttagaGTGCTTGtgtgcatccatattttcattggggcattatttacaatagccaagatatgtaggCAATATGGTTGTCCATcgatgaaataatgaatgaatgggtaaaaCGTAGGtggtacataccatgtttccctgaaagtaagactgggttttacattaatttttttctccaaaagacgcattagggtttatgttcaggggatgtcatcctgaaaaatcatgctagggcttattttccggttaggtcttatttttgggaaagcatggtatatacaatggaatagtgcTCAGCATGGAGGGGAATGGGTTCTTGACAtatgcagcagcatggatggacccggaggatattgtgctgagtggagtatgtcagacacagaaagacaaatataatgtgatttcacttatatgtgaaatctaaagaacaaaacaaacaaaaccaaaatcaactcatagatacagagaacattttgatggttgtcagatgggaggttGGCGGctgtaaaaggggaagggattaagaagtacaaattggttgttacacggtaatcatggggatgtaggctttaacataaggattatagtcaataatattgtaataactatgtatggtgtcagatgggtactagaattatcaggatgatagatgggagggggttgggggacagggtgaaaaaggtgagggaatgaagaaacaaaaattgctagctacaaattagtcatggggatgtaaagcaaagtgtaggaaatatagtcaataatatgttaataactatgtatggtgccagttgggtactagactattcagggggatcacttcttaaattatataaatgtctaaccactattctgtacacctgaaattaatataaaataatattgaatgcccaCTGTAAttgaaacttttttaaatgggggggaaggtgaaggcaACAAGAGGTTTAAAATTTCAgtataagtcatggagatgtaatgtacagcacagggaatatggtcaataataatGTGATAACATGGTGCTTATcctggttgctggacttatcatgatgatcaccgcttaatgcatataaatattgaataactatggtatacacctaaaactaatatattattgtatgttagctatattttaataaatatctttaaaaaaatactgagacTCAAAAGCAATCCCTCTTTGTTCAAGTTAATACAAAagattattaaccaatgttactccaataaatttaaaataaatttaattaaatgtttttttttaaaaaaaatataaatccttattcatttgtgtatgtgtattcaCAATGATAAAAAGTTTAGTTTGGGTATGGGATAATGGACTAGTTTAATTTTCTCTATAATAATTTTGGTTTCAAATTTTCTATGAAGTAAATGAGTTACTTTTTGATCACAAAGGGGTGAGGCTTAGGAAATTGGTTTTTCTTTGTAGTATTTCTTACTTACCGTCCTGGAATTAGTGAGTTTGTCCTGGGTCCAGGTCTCCACTCTCAACTGCTATATAGACTTTCTTGCATCTATAGCAGGCCTTGCGCCATGAAAAATTGAACCCTTTACACCATGGACAGTTCCAATTCTTTGGATTATAACAGGCAGACATTTCCTGATACTGGGATTCTGAGGCTCTTTTCCCTTTTGGTTGTTTGGCCTTCTTCCCCTGAGGCTGCTGTTTCTTTGAGCTTTTGCTCACACTACTGCTCTTGCTACCCCCATGCAGTGTCATCTCCTGGAACCTCTCTGGACCTTCTTCTTGGCTATGGCTCTTGCTGTTCCCCAGGGGGTACTTCTTCTGGGACATCACTGGACCTTCTTTTTGGCTGTGACTCTTGCTGTTCCCCAGGGAATACTTCTTCTGGGACATCACTGGATTTTTTTCTCGGCTGTGGCTCTCGCTGTTCCCCAGGGGGTACTTGTCCTGGAACATCACCGGACATTCCTTCTGGCTGTGGCTCCTGATGTCACACAGGGAGGTTATTTCCTGGGGAAACACAGGACCTTCCTCTTGGCTCTGGCTTGTGGTGTCCCCTAGGTACCTTCCTGCTTGGAGAATCTCAGAATATTCTCCCTGGCAATAGCACCTCTGGTCACACAGCAGGGCCATCTTCTCCTGGGCCTCCACTGCAGCCCACAGGCCAGGTGGGCAGATCCCTGGAGGAGGCATCTGTGGTGCAActgctgttgctgttgctgcCGCTGCTGTTTCTGCTTCCCAGACTGCTGAGGGTGGTAGAGGTGTCGAGTATGTAGATCCCATTGGGAGTGAGGCATGGAATGGAAATGGATGTGGCCCTGGCATTGGCAGAGGAGGTTGTATGGTCTGGGCCCAGGGACTCTGTGGTCCTGGCATGTAAAGCACAGCTGCTGGGGCTGCCATCTGAGTCTCCAAATGTGGCATGCCCTGCACACGTGTGGTCACCATATTGCCTTGTTCCTCCGTATGCATGGGCAATGCTGCAGCCCCAAGCTGCTGGGCTCCTGGCACAAGCAAAACCTCCTGAGGCAGTGGGTCAGCCTGAGCCAACCTCTCAACGTGGACCAGTCGTCCACGCAACACTTCGCGCTCATCTATCGCCTGACACAGGGCAGCCTTTGCGCATTGTAGCTGTGAGGCCACTTCCTCACACTCCACGCGCAGCCACTGAAGCTGGGAAACCAGAGCCCGGGAAGCCACCTCACGCTCTTCCATCTGTTCCCGCAGGAACTGGACCCCAGGCACCTGCTGCTCTCGCTGCCTCTCACCCACACGCACACTCAAGGCCAGCGCACTCAAGGTGCAGGCCCTCTTGAGGGCGTGAGGCACCTGAGGGTCAGCCAGGATAGCCCGAAGCCCGTCCTCTACCTCGTTCCAGGGCCGTGAGTGGAAGGTCATGTAGAAATCCGAGCTGCCTCCATTCATAAGGATTTCATTGTTGATGAACCAGATCACCTCGTTATGGCGGAACCCACTTGCGTGTTCCCCAAAGTTCACGGCCATGGCTGCCGTGGCCTAGTCAACCTACCGCCGTACAGGCGATGAAGCCCCTGGTGCCGCCTTTGCTGCTGCCGCAATCACAGCAACCGCCACCACCGCTGCCACCGCTGGTAAAGGCCGCGGCCATCAACAGGTCCGCCCCTGACCTCTTAGTTCAATCCTTAGTCAGTCCTAGCACAGTCCCAGCTTCCTTCTTGGCCTCTTTCGTCCCTCACTCCCTCATTTTCCTTCCAAACAGTAAAGTAGACTTCCTCACCACGCCAAACCCTCCCAGGAGACGACGTAACACGTCACAGAGACGAGCTATGAGTCACGCCGCAATGTCTGCTGGGACCCACATTCCTTGGTAGGTCGCCCCCTACAGGGCTAACAGGTGGGATCGCTCCACTGGGTAGTACAGTGCGCACCAACCGCTAGGAGCCACTGTGGATCTCTTGGAGACACTCATAGTGGCCACTCACACACCCAGGGGCTGGGATGGTACTTTCaaacacatatgcatacacagtcctggtttaaaaagaaaagtgggtAAGAGGAGATCAGAAATTTTCTGGGAAAGGGAGGGTATTGAAGTGATGAAGACTGGGGTTTCAGGACCCCCAGGATTAGAGAGGTTTAGTAGGCTGCAAGCTTGGGGTCTATCAAAACCCAGAAACGGGGCAGGACAGTGTTAAGAGAGAAAGCTGTGCTCACACTACTGCTCTGGGATAGGCAGTGAGGCTGGTCCTTGGGGCAGCAGTAGGAACCAGGTGAAGGAGAGCaaaatatgccaccccaaaatatgccactttggcatattgattattttgaattaaagttacttaagaAACAACTGCAAGAAGGACACACTGaccctcctttttctccctcaaagcagaaaataaaccTCCCACGTGAAAGATACTTTCCCTATATCAGGAGGGTAGAAGACATCCTTATCACCAGAAATAGGGAACTTACAGCTCAGAAGgctatataaaacaaaacaaaacaaacaaacaaaaaatccttgtTACTTCTTCACTAATTTACACCCCCAAACCTCTTTttcttgtcaattcttcacaaacatattgtttatttatttgtttgtctaaAAGACATGAAAGTTATCTGCTTTAGTCACTTGTTTGAGTCTCATATTTTTATCGGGATCCCATACATACAGAATTAAATTTGTTGTTTGTCCTGCTGACCCGTTGTATGTCAATTTCATTATTTGACCAGCCGAAGAACctaaaagggaagaagggaaaagtttTCTGCCCTTACACTGTAATGTAAgggttttctgccaataccctgTACATGAGTGAAGGGAGAGCCTGGCAGCTATAGGGAATTACAGGGTTCAACCTCTCAGTGTAGGCTGGTGAAGGGCACTAGAAAGAGGACTGATGTGATGGCTGAGTGGATACAGAGGAAAGGGAAGCCAGACCAAGATGTTATAGGAAGCTATCAGGAAGAAGCTATCAAGAACAGGAGGCCGCAATAAGGATGAGTGATCCAAGTCAGTGAAAACAAGGGAAGGACATTTCAGATTTCAGCATTTCAAACTGGAGGACTCTGATGGACAACGTTTGTCAGTATTTATGGGAGAAGTGCATCATAGTGAAGATGCTGGCTCTCAGATGTTTCTGGGGGCTTCTAGAGGAAACCACAAGCTGATTAATGAAGATTTCCACTGTGGAATGGGGGGAAGGAAACTGCTCTTTACTCAGTTCCTTCTCTTTTACCTCTCAGTCCCCATCTCATCCTCAAGCCTCCTGCATTATTCCCACCTCTCTTGTTCTCACAGAATTTTCTCAACTTTACAGTTACCCTTCACCTGTAATTTGGATCCCAGCCTCTCCCATACTCTCAGGTTGTTCAATCCAGTCATAATCTCTCTACTCTTCTCTATTTCATCCTCTTCCTCTCTATTCGCTCCTTCCCAGTTATGGTATGAGCATGTCAAGCATCTTCCATGCTGCATAATGTTTTTGTCTACATTTTCTGTACCTTAATTTCCATCcataaaactacagaaaatattCTAAGAGCACCACATAAGGGTGAGCCTCTCCCCTCTAATAATCCAAGTTTCTTCTAACTTGACCTTTCTATAGTCTTTGAGTCTATTGACCACTCCCTTTTTGAAATCCAGCCCTCCCTTTTATTCTGTGACACCAAACTctatccatttttcttctttctggctgTTCCATCTCAGTTCCCTTTTTTGCCTTCTATGTTTCCAGTCACCCCTTAAATACTGGTGTCCCCTTGAGTTTTGTCCTCAGACCCCTTATTTTTTCCAGGCCCTCTCCCTCATTCCAAGTATTCTTTCTGTGTAATCCCATCTATTCTCTATTCTAAGCTACCATCATTAATTGCTAAATACTCCCAAAACTTTATATCCAGTCTTGTTCTATGTCTCAAACTTCAGTTTCACCTAACCAACAACTTCCTAGAGCCCTTCACCTGGCTCTTCCATAGGCACCTTATTCTTCACAAGTCCCAAACTCATCAACACTACTTTGGACAAATAGCTTGCCAAATTTCTTAAAGTTTCTGAAGACCCACTTCCTCAAAGAGTagttgcaaggattaaataagaacatA contains:
- the LOC117035248 gene encoding putative testis-expressed protein 13C, whose translation is MAVNFGEHASGFRHNEVIWFINNEILMNGGSSDFYMTFHSRPWNEVEDGLRAILADPQVPHALKRACTLSALALSVRVGERQREQQVPGVQFLREQMEEREVASRALVSQLQWLRVECEEVASQLQCAKAALCQAIDEREVLRGRLVHVERLAQADPLPQEVLLVPGAQQLGAAALPMHTEEQGNMVTTRVQGMPHLETQMAAPAAVLYMPGPQSPWAQTIQPPLPMPGPHPFPFHASLPMGSTYSTPLPPSAVWEAETAAAATATAVAPQMPPPGICPPGLWAAVEAQEKMALLCDQRCYCQGEYSEILQAGRYLGDTTSQSQEEGPVFPQEITSLCDIRSHSQKECPVMFQDKYPLGNSESHSREKNPVMSQKKYSLGNSKSHSQKEGPVMSQKKYPLGNSKSHSQEEGPERFQEMTLHGGSKSSSVSKSSKKQQPQGKKAKQPKGKRASESQYQEMSACYNPKNWNCPWCKGFNFSWRKACYRCKKVYIAVESGDLDPGQTH